The Elusimicrobiota bacterium genome has a segment encoding these proteins:
- a CDS encoding tetratricopeptide repeat protein codes for MNTAGKTIFSLILLSMAVTQAVALETGDRKYNSYLYFLQGEILLRQNDPDAAQYKLEKTIELDRNAVPAYKELVFLYLQSGNYEKARMLVKTLKNLSDNIDTKLFLGTYYVYAGDTTSAINQYQEVIKKDPENAEAIIILAGIYSEINPEKSLGYWDRYIALKPDSGDAYYRKAVVLKKLNKTEGAKKLLQKAIGLQPDDLLTRVTLAEIYESEQDYILAGDELYYCAGLDKNTYGYYIRAGEMYMRAKDYEKAERVFKEALPVSKNDPVVYFWLGLLYENRMDWKTASEYVEKSLTGKSDIAGYEKLSYYYTQLNDVNKALKTLEQALKLNPKSAEVNFFLGLGYMDLKKNGKAEKYFLRTVDLDPNLSDAYFYLGTIYEQSGKFDKALPNLRKVVELTPKNAVAMNYLGYCLADRDVSMDEAETLIRAALEIDPENSAYRDSLGWVYFKRGKYQEAKMEIEQASKNLKDPVVFEHLGDIEKALGNKKNAESFYKKALFLEPKNKNIKKKIKELKI; via the coding sequence ATGAACACAGCAGGAAAAACCATATTTAGTCTGATTTTGTTATCTATGGCTGTTACACAGGCCGTTGCACTGGAAACCGGCGATAGAAAGTATAATTCTTACCTATATTTTCTGCAGGGCGAGATTTTATTAAGACAAAATGATCCGGATGCGGCGCAATATAAACTTGAAAAAACAATTGAACTTGATAGAAACGCTGTTCCTGCCTATAAGGAATTAGTTTTTCTTTACCTTCAGTCAGGGAATTATGAAAAAGCCCGGATGCTTGTCAAAACGCTTAAAAATCTTTCCGATAATATTGACACAAAACTATTTTTAGGCACTTATTACGTTTATGCCGGCGACACAACAAGCGCCATAAACCAGTATCAGGAAGTTATAAAAAAAGATCCTGAAAACGCTGAAGCAATAATAATTCTTGCGGGGATTTATTCCGAGATAAATCCTGAAAAATCTCTAGGCTATTGGGATAGATACATTGCCCTTAAACCGGACTCGGGAGATGCGTACTACAGGAAAGCGGTTGTTTTAAAAAAACTTAACAAAACCGAAGGGGCAAAAAAACTGCTCCAAAAAGCTATCGGGCTTCAGCCGGACGACCTTTTAACCCGTGTGACCCTGGCGGAAATTTATGAAAGCGAGCAGGATTACATCCTTGCCGGGGATGAATTATATTATTGCGCCGGCCTTGATAAAAATACTTACGGTTATTATATACGCGCCGGTGAAATGTACATGAGGGCTAAAGATTATGAAAAAGCGGAGAGGGTTTTTAAGGAAGCTCTCCCTGTTTCAAAAAATGATCCGGTAGTTTATTTTTGGCTTGGACTACTGTATGAAAACAGGATGGACTGGAAAACAGCAAGCGAATATGTAGAAAAATCTTTGACCGGGAAATCTGACATAGCGGGTTATGAAAAATTGAGTTACTATTACACTCAGCTGAACGACGTGAATAAGGCCCTCAAAACATTGGAACAGGCGCTGAAACTTAATCCAAAAAGCGCTGAAGTGAATTTTTTTCTCGGGCTTGGTTATATGGATTTGAAAAAAAACGGTAAAGCTGAAAAATATTTCCTAAGGACAGTTGATTTAGATCCCAATCTTTCCGATGCGTATTTTTACCTTGGAACGATTTATGAGCAATCCGGAAAATTTGACAAAGCGCTGCCCAACTTGCGCAAGGTTGTTGAGCTTACTCCAAAAAACGCAGTTGCGATGAATTATCTTGGGTATTGCCTGGCAGACAGGGATGTCAGCATGGATGAAGCAGAAACTTTGATAAGAGCTGCGCTTGAAATTGACCCTGAAAACAGCGCATACAGGGATTCTCTTGGGTGGGTTTATTTTAAAAGAGGAAAATACCAGGAAGCAAAAATGGAAATAGAACAGGCCTCAAAGAACCTTAAAGACCCTGTTGTTTTTGAGCATCTGGGTGACATAGAAAAAGCGTTGGGAAATAAGAAGAATGCTGAGAGTTTTTATAAAAAAGCGCTCTTTTTGGAACCAAAAAACAAAAATATAAAGAAAAAGATAAAAGAGTTGAAAATATGA
- a CDS encoding peptidylprolyl isomerase — translation MSNKRKKIHQILWVLFGMAMALAACSKGQNAIVAKVGGEKVTVKDIALRIKSVPFGYQEYLATEPGQKQFIDIMVRQKIILTLAKKNKIDKRKDLAQAIKDFKQEYANKVKQYEEDMIVETYLKEIETTLRVTDDEVNKYYNDHKKDFIQPVEIKLSHILLSSQADAEQVIQKIKNGADFEEMAKQVSLDPVTSNRGGDLGAFKPAEMLPEFAEVAKNLQVGAVTDKPVATSYGFHVLKKTSQKILPGVSADKAKDEIKKILIKDKFDRWIEEQKKDLNVKVDYTVLKALSKTK, via the coding sequence ATGTCTAATAAGAGAAAAAAAATTCATCAGATTCTTTGGGTTTTATTCGGAATGGCGATGGCTTTAGCAGCGTGCAGCAAGGGCCAAAACGCAATAGTTGCGAAAGTGGGCGGCGAAAAAGTCACTGTTAAGGATATAGCACTGAGAATAAAGAGCGTTCCCTTTGGTTATCAGGAGTATTTAGCCACGGAACCCGGGCAGAAACAGTTTATCGATATCATGGTCCGCCAAAAAATCATCTTAACTCTGGCAAAGAAAAACAAAATCGACAAAAGAAAAGACCTTGCCCAGGCAATTAAAGATTTCAAGCAGGAATACGCCAACAAAGTCAAACAGTATGAAGAGGACATGATTGTTGAAACCTATCTAAAAGAAATTGAAACTACATTAAGGGTGACGGACGACGAAGTAAACAAGTACTACAATGACCATAAAAAAGATTTTATACAGCCGGTAGAAATAAAGCTCAGCCACATACTGCTTTCCTCCCAGGCTGACGCCGAGCAAGTTATTCAAAAGATAAAGAACGGCGCAGATTTTGAAGAAATGGCTAAACAGGTTTCATTAGATCCAGTAACAAGCAACCGGGGTGGCGATCTTGGCGCCTTTAAACCCGCAGAAATGCTTCCGGAATTCGCCGAAGTTGCAAAAAATCTTCAAGTGGGGGCAGTTACTGACAAACCCGTTGCGACTTCCTACGGCTTCCATGTCCTGAAAAAGACAAGCCAAAAGATACTTCCGGGAGTTTCAGCGGATAAAGCCAAGGATGAAATCAAGAAGATCTTAATTAAGGATAAATTTGACAGGTGGATTGAGGAACAGAAAAAGGACCTGAATGTTAAGGTTGATTATACTGTTCTAAAAGCGCTTTCAAAAACAAAATAA
- the rimI gene encoding ribosomal protein S18-alanine N-acetyltransferase, with protein sequence MRQAVIEPLTEADISQIVEIENESFPDPWSKEKFRQELVLKFSYFFTAKIGEEITGYIGLWHIADEGNIVSLAVKKNRRKEGIASQLLGHVMNFAHQKGILDLYLEVRLKNLPAQNLYTKFGFEAVYKRTAYYGDDDALVMHKRIK encoded by the coding sequence TTGCGTCAGGCAGTAATTGAGCCTCTTACAGAAGCTGATATCAGCCAAATTGTTGAAATTGAAAATGAATCCTTCCCGGACCCCTGGTCAAAAGAAAAATTCCGCCAGGAACTGGTTTTAAAATTTTCTTATTTTTTTACCGCAAAAATAGGCGAAGAAATAACCGGTTATATCGGCTTGTGGCATATAGCTGATGAAGGCAATATAGTCAGCCTGGCTGTTAAAAAAAACCGGCGGAAAGAAGGAATAGCAAGCCAATTGCTTGGTCATGTAATGAATTTTGCGCACCAGAAAGGTATTTTGGATCTTTATTTGGAAGTAAGGTTAAAAAATTTACCGGCACAAAATCTTTACACGAAGTTTGGGTTTGAGGCCGTATATAAAAGAACCGCTTACTACGGCGATGATGATGCGCTAGTGATGCATAAAAGGATAAAATGA
- a CDS encoding peptidylprolyl isomerase, whose translation MKKYVICMTALFALSGPVISAEVIDKTVALINGEHVLLSEYQKILNPIIEQYKLVTPKADQTDDKLKELKSKVLDQMIDDRLLLQEAKKLKIIVSKREVEEGIKQVKTRFKDEDEYKNELKKEGLSEEKFSKRIEEQLKQIKLIDSQIKSKLAVPSQESVKSLFNDVKTAMDGKEELKGKSDEDKKDIETLAKLIKRKYSELVRAKHILIRSSKEDSMVKQAAAKKKIEEVQAKLKAGDDFSELAKKYSEDTGSAENGGDLGYFGRGDMVKEFEDAAFALPVGETSSIVKTEFGYHIIQSEEKKAARKVAFDDLKNDLTDYLRQKEAEKKYADWIKDLRKKASVTISTPAE comes from the coding sequence ATGAAAAAGTACGTCATTTGCATGACGGCGTTGTTTGCTTTGAGCGGGCCTGTAATTTCAGCGGAAGTTATTGATAAAACCGTTGCTTTAATTAACGGGGAACATGTTCTTCTTTCCGAATACCAAAAAATTCTCAACCCCATAATTGAACAGTATAAGCTGGTCACCCCTAAAGCTGACCAGACTGATGACAAATTGAAGGAACTCAAGTCAAAAGTCCTGGATCAGATGATTGATGACCGGCTCCTGCTTCAGGAAGCAAAAAAGCTGAAAATAATAGTTTCTAAAAGGGAAGTTGAAGAAGGCATTAAGCAGGTTAAAACGCGGTTTAAAGACGAGGACGAATATAAGAATGAACTCAAAAAAGAAGGCCTAAGCGAAGAAAAATTTTCCAAACGTATTGAAGAACAGTTAAAGCAGATAAAATTAATCGATTCGCAGATAAAATCAAAACTCGCCGTTCCCAGCCAGGAAAGCGTCAAAAGCCTTTTTAATGACGTAAAAACAGCTATGGACGGAAAAGAAGAGCTTAAAGGCAAATCTGATGAAGATAAAAAAGATATCGAAACGCTTGCAAAACTGATTAAGAGGAAATACAGCGAATTGGTACGCGCAAAACATATTTTAATTAGGTCCTCAAAAGAGGATTCAATGGTCAAACAGGCTGCGGCAAAGAAAAAAATTGAAGAAGTGCAGGCAAAATTAAAAGCCGGAGACGATTTTTCGGAGCTTGCAAAAAAATATTCGGAAGATACCGGCAGCGCGGAAAACGGCGGTGACCTGGGTTATTTCGGCAGGGGCGACATGGTAAAAGAGTTTGAAGATGCTGCCTTTGCCCTTCCGGTTGGGGAAACATCCTCAATAGTAAAAACTGAATTCGGTTACCACATTATACAGTCTGAAGAAAAGAAAGCAGCAAGAAAAGTAGCTTTTGACGATTTAAAGAATGACCTTACTGATTATCTCCGCCAGAAGGAAGCTGAAAAAAAATACGCCGACTGGATAAAAGACCTTCGGAAAAAGGCTTCCGTAACAATTTCAACCCCGGCTGAATGA
- the pdxA gene encoding 4-hydroxythreonine-4-phosphate dehydrogenase PdxA produces MNEFPLVIITTGDPSGIGPEITVKSFIEAPELFKKCIPLIVGDYSVLKQFLNKSRVKYTVNSKFIPEKISKNTLNIVDLAVLKNKTAMGVVSGTSGAASIDYLNFAVNLLTTHIIKKPNAFSLVTGPISKESVIKSGIQGFSGHTEYLAEKTCSKQFAMLMASEKYKVLLATRHIALKKVPGSISKKLLTQQVLTVIKTMRDYLNIRPSEIIMCALNPHCGESGHIGKEEEKIIIPAILELKKRNLNISGPIAAEYAFSISIKNDLIVCQYHDQAMAPLRLLCGMKFVNITCGLPFLRVSPAHGTAFDIAGKNCADPSSMMEAIKFASGSN; encoded by the coding sequence ATGAATGAATTTCCTCTTGTAATCATCACGACAGGGGACCCTTCGGGCATTGGCCCGGAAATCACAGTAAAATCTTTTATTGAAGCCCCGGAGCTTTTTAAGAAGTGCATACCGCTTATCGTAGGCGATTATTCCGTTTTAAAACAATTCCTTAACAAATCTCGCGTTAAGTATACCGTTAACTCAAAATTTATTCCTGAAAAAATATCTAAAAATACGCTCAATATTGTTGATTTAGCGGTTTTGAAAAACAAAACTGCAATGGGCGTGGTTTCAGGAACTTCCGGCGCTGCTTCGATTGATTACCTTAATTTTGCCGTTAATTTGCTGACCACTCATATTATAAAAAAACCGAACGCTTTTTCTTTGGTGACCGGGCCCATATCAAAGGAATCTGTAATAAAATCAGGGATTCAGGGGTTTAGCGGCCATACGGAATATCTGGCAGAAAAAACCTGTTCTAAACAATTTGCTATGCTCATGGCATCTGAAAAATATAAAGTTTTACTGGCAACAAGGCATATAGCGCTAAAAAAAGTTCCGGGTTCTATTTCTAAAAAACTATTGACCCAGCAGGTCTTGACTGTAATCAAAACCATGAGGGATTATTTAAATATCAGGCCTTCAGAAATCATAATGTGCGCCTTAAACCCTCACTGCGGCGAATCCGGACATATAGGTAAAGAAGAGGAAAAAATAATAATACCGGCAATTTTAGAATTAAAAAAACGGAATTTAAATATTTCCGGGCCCATTGCCGCTGAATACGCATTTTCAATTTCGATAAAAAACGATCTTATTGTATGTCAATATCACGACCAGGCAATGGCGCCCTTAAGGCTTTTATGCGGCATGAAGTTTGTAAATATAACTTGCGGGCTGCCTTTTTTGCGCGTTTCACCGGCGCACGGCACGGCATTTGACATCGCGGGAAAAAATTGCGCGGACCCTTCAAGCATGATGGAGGCTATTAAGTTTGCGTCAGGCAGTAATTGA